A single Rubrivivax gelatinosus IL144 DNA region contains:
- a CDS encoding glycosyltransferase family 2 protein has protein sequence MNALLDGEPATAPRQPRISVVVPTYGRPPLLLRCLQALTEQSLAHEDYEILVVDDERSDVTHAAVEAFAAGWPPGLLRYLRADQGRGPAAARNAGWRAARAEIVAFTDDDTVPDAGWLDYGLGAMATGRWAAVAGRVVVPRPEGADDRPTDHELMTRGLETAEFVTANAFVRRDALERIGGFDERFRRAWREDSDLQFRLESEAGEVGRCDAAVVLHPVRPERWGVSLRQQKNVFYDALLYAKHPRRYRERVRAMPPWDYLAIVVLVLAAPLLALGGASGSAVLALLVALGLVAAFAERRLRATSRRPAHVAEMLATSLLIPFLAVWWRLRGAWHFRVWFL, from the coding sequence GTGAACGCGCTGCTCGACGGCGAGCCGGCGACGGCGCCGCGCCAGCCGCGCATCAGCGTCGTCGTGCCGACCTACGGCCGGCCGCCGCTGCTGCTGCGCTGCCTGCAGGCCCTGACCGAGCAGAGCCTGGCGCACGAGGACTACGAGATCCTCGTCGTCGACGACGAACGCAGCGACGTCACGCACGCCGCGGTCGAGGCCTTTGCCGCCGGCTGGCCGCCCGGACTGCTGCGCTACCTGCGTGCCGACCAGGGCCGCGGCCCGGCGGCGGCGCGCAACGCCGGCTGGCGCGCCGCGCGTGCCGAGATCGTCGCCTTCACCGACGACGACACCGTGCCCGACGCCGGCTGGCTGGACTACGGCCTGGGCGCGATGGCCACCGGCCGCTGGGCCGCGGTGGCCGGGCGTGTCGTCGTGCCGCGGCCCGAAGGCGCCGACGACCGCCCGACCGACCACGAGCTGATGACGCGCGGCCTGGAGACGGCCGAGTTCGTCACCGCCAACGCCTTCGTGCGGCGCGATGCGCTGGAGCGCATCGGCGGCTTCGACGAGCGTTTCCGCCGCGCCTGGCGCGAAGACTCCGACCTGCAGTTCCGGCTCGAGAGCGAAGCCGGCGAAGTCGGCCGTTGCGACGCCGCCGTCGTGCTGCACCCGGTGCGCCCGGAACGCTGGGGCGTGTCGCTGCGCCAGCAGAAGAACGTCTTCTACGACGCCCTGCTCTACGCCAAGCACCCGCGGCGCTACCGCGAACGCGTGCGCGCGATGCCGCCCTGGGACTACCTGGCGATCGTCGTCCTGGTGCTGGCCGCGCCGCTGCTGGCGCTGGGCGGTGCGAGCGGCAGCGCGGTGCTGGCGCTGCTGGTGGCGCTGGGCCTGGTCGCGGCCTTCGCCGAACGCCGGCTGCGGGCCACCTCGCGCCGCCCGGCGCACGTCGCCGAGATGCTGGCGACCTCGCTGCTGATTCCCTTCCTGGCCGTCTGGTGGCGCTTGCGCGGCGCCTGGCACTTCCGCGTCTGGTTCCTGTGA
- a CDS encoding glycosyltransferase family 9 protein, whose product MTRGLPAGPGGWRRARRVLALRLDNLGDLLMTTPALAALKETWPDAHLTLLASPAGAAAAAHLPFVDEAWRFEAPWVGAGAHAASPGLAEAGLLVRLADGGFDAAVIFGVCTQSPLPAALLCRMAGIPLRLAYCRENPYALLTDWIPEPDTVADTMRHEVRRQLDLVATVGWRTRDERLRFRLHEADCRAVAERLAAAGLAPGARYAVLHPGASAPSRRWPAERFGLVGRALADAGFAVVVAGDAGDGAQRAEALAAMQRPALDVGATSLGELAALIGGAAVLVANNSGPAHLAAALGTPVVVLYALTNPQHTPWQVPARVLSRSVPCRWCLKSRCPQVHHECLAGVGADEAAAAALALAHHPKTLELETR is encoded by the coding sequence GTGACGCGCGGCCTGCCGGCCGGGCCGGGCGGCTGGCGCCGTGCGCGCCGGGTGCTCGCGCTGCGCCTGGACAACCTCGGCGACCTGCTGATGACGACGCCGGCGCTGGCGGCGCTGAAGGAGACTTGGCCCGACGCCCACCTGACGCTGCTCGCCTCGCCGGCCGGGGCTGCCGCCGCGGCCCACCTGCCCTTCGTCGACGAGGCCTGGCGTTTCGAGGCGCCTTGGGTCGGCGCCGGGGCGCACGCAGCCTCGCCCGGGCTGGCCGAGGCGGGCCTGCTGGTGCGCCTGGCCGACGGCGGCTTCGACGCCGCGGTGATCTTCGGCGTCTGCACGCAGAGCCCGCTGCCGGCGGCGCTGCTGTGCCGCATGGCCGGCATCCCGCTGCGCCTGGCGTACTGCCGCGAGAATCCCTATGCCTTGCTGACCGACTGGATCCCCGAGCCCGACACCGTCGCCGACACCATGCGCCACGAGGTGCGGCGCCAGCTCGACCTGGTGGCGACAGTCGGCTGGCGCACGCGCGACGAGCGCCTGCGCTTCAGGCTGCACGAAGCCGACTGCCGTGCGGTCGCCGAACGCCTGGCCGCCGCCGGCCTAGCGCCGGGGGCGCGCTACGCGGTGCTGCACCCGGGCGCGTCGGCGCCGTCGCGGCGCTGGCCGGCGGAGCGTTTCGGCCTCGTCGGCCGGGCGCTGGCCGACGCCGGTTTTGCCGTCGTCGTCGCCGGCGACGCGGGCGACGGCGCCCAGCGCGCCGAGGCCCTGGCGGCGATGCAGCGGCCGGCGCTGGACGTCGGCGCCACCTCGCTGGGCGAACTGGCGGCGCTGATCGGCGGCGCCGCGGTGCTGGTCGCCAACAACAGCGGCCCGGCGCACCTGGCCGCGGCGCTGGGCACGCCGGTCGTCGTGCTGTACGCGCTGACCAACCCGCAGCACACGCCCTGGCAGGTGCCCGCGCGCGTGCTCAGCCGCAGCGTGCCCTGCCGCTGGTGCTTGAAGAGCCGCTGCCCGCAAGTCCACCACGAATGCCTGGCCGGCGTCGGCGCCGACGAAGCCGCCGCGGCGGCGCTGGCCCTGGCCCATCACCCGAAGACCCTGGAGCTGGAAACGAGATGA
- a CDS encoding DNA topoisomerase IB encodes MPLDATPPPGLVSSGAGDPGIRRLRRRGGFAYVDADGRPVRDAATLERIRRLVLPPAWEEVWICADARGHLQATGRDARGRTQYRYHADWAAHRGLTKFERLREFGARLPVLRARIGRVLASGDEPTRERVLATLVRLLDTTWMRIGNDEYARLNGSFGLSTLRDEHARVRGDSLRLSFVGKGGVRHEVAQADRRVARVVRRCRELPGQELFQWVDADGSVRRVGSGEVNAWLAEAAGVPLTAKDFRTWHGSVAALALTLEACASTSPGTPAAVVKAVARRLGNTPAVCRKAYVHPRVLALADALAGDLADGERRCALLERAWVKRPAPVAGLSTTERRLLALLATPPRRAGRPAR; translated from the coding sequence ATGCCCCTGGACGCGACACCGCCGCCGGGCCTGGTCAGCTCCGGTGCCGGCGATCCCGGCATCCGGCGCCTGCGCCGGCGCGGCGGCTTCGCCTACGTCGACGCCGACGGCCGCCCGGTGCGCGACGCGGCAACGCTGGAACGCATCCGCCGCCTCGTGCTGCCGCCGGCCTGGGAGGAGGTCTGGATCTGCGCCGACGCCCGCGGCCATCTGCAGGCCACCGGGCGCGACGCGCGCGGCCGCACGCAGTACCGCTACCACGCCGACTGGGCCGCGCATCGTGGGTTGACGAAGTTCGAGCGCCTGCGGGAGTTCGGTGCCCGGCTGCCGGTGCTGCGCGCGCGGATCGGCCGCGTGCTGGCCTCCGGCGACGAACCGACGCGCGAACGCGTTCTGGCGACGCTGGTGCGGCTGCTGGACACGACCTGGATGCGCATCGGCAACGACGAGTACGCGCGCCTGAACGGCTCGTTCGGCCTGAGCACGCTGCGCGACGAACACGCCCGCGTGCGCGGCGACTCGCTGCGCCTGTCCTTCGTCGGCAAGGGCGGGGTGCGCCACGAGGTCGCGCAGGCCGACCGGCGCGTCGCCCGTGTCGTGCGCCGCTGCCGCGAGCTGCCGGGGCAGGAGCTGTTCCAGTGGGTCGATGCCGACGGCAGCGTGCGGCGCGTCGGTTCGGGCGAGGTCAACGCCTGGCTGGCCGAAGCCGCCGGCGTGCCGCTGACGGCCAAGGACTTCCGCACCTGGCACGGCAGCGTCGCCGCGCTGGCGCTGACGCTGGAGGCTTGCGCCTCGACCTCGCCGGGCACGCCGGCGGCGGTCGTCAAGGCCGTCGCGCGCCGCCTGGGCAATACGCCGGCGGTCTGCCGCAAGGCCTACGTGCACCCGCGCGTGCTGGCGCTGGCCGACGCGCTCGCCGGCGATCTGGCCGACGGCGAGCGGCGCTGCGCGCTGCTGGAACGCGCCTGGGTCAAGCGCCCGGCACCGGTGGCCGGGCTGTCGACCACCGAGCGCCGGCTGCTCGCGCTGCTGGCGACGCCGCCGCGCCGGGCCGGGCGCCCCGCTCGCTGA
- a CDS encoding glycosyltransferase family 4 protein, protein MPEPRRRLRILTWHVHGNYLYNLTQVPHDFYLVVDAERSTHHSGRSGALPWGDNVHEAPVERLREMAFDVLLFQSREAWEHEQHRVLSAAQRALPRIVLEHDPPQDSPTDTRHWCTDPGTLLVHVTPYNALMWDNGGLPVRVVEHGVKPLAEPPWRGDDSRGLVVVNNLRQRGRRLGLDIYRDVAARVPLRLVGMDSASVGGDGELSQLDLPEALAAHRFFFHPIRHTSLGLAAIEAMMAGTPVVGLATTELVTVIDSGRNGFIDTRLDRLEAAMHALREDRGLALEWGRAGRRTAQERFGIGRFVADWLRLLDELVC, encoded by the coding sequence ATGCCTGAACCCCGCCGCCGCCTGCGCATCCTCACCTGGCACGTGCACGGCAACTACCTCTACAACCTGACGCAGGTGCCGCACGACTTCTACCTCGTCGTCGACGCCGAACGCAGCACCCACCACAGCGGCCGCAGCGGCGCCCTGCCCTGGGGCGACAACGTGCACGAGGCGCCGGTCGAGCGGCTGCGCGAGATGGCCTTCGACGTGCTGCTGTTCCAGTCGCGCGAGGCCTGGGAGCACGAGCAGCACCGCGTGCTGAGCGCCGCGCAGCGCGCGCTGCCGCGCATCGTGCTCGAACACGACCCGCCGCAGGACAGCCCGACCGACACCCGCCACTGGTGCACCGACCCCGGCACGCTGCTCGTGCACGTGACGCCGTACAACGCGCTGATGTGGGACAACGGCGGGCTGCCGGTGCGCGTCGTCGAACACGGCGTCAAGCCGCTGGCCGAGCCACCGTGGCGCGGCGACGACAGCCGCGGCCTCGTCGTCGTCAACAACCTGCGCCAACGCGGGCGCCGCCTGGGGCTGGACATCTACCGCGACGTCGCGGCGCGCGTGCCGCTGCGTCTGGTCGGCATGGACAGCGCCTCGGTGGGCGGCGACGGCGAGCTGAGCCAGCTCGACTTGCCCGAGGCGCTGGCCGCGCACCGCTTCTTCTTCCACCCGATCCGCCACACCAGCCTGGGGCTGGCCGCCATCGAGGCGATGATGGCCGGCACGCCGGTGGTCGGGCTGGCGACGACCGAACTCGTGACCGTCATCGACAGCGGCCGCAACGGCTTCATCGACACCCGTCTGGACCGCCTGGAAGCGGCGATGCACGCGCTGCGCGAAGACCGCGGCCTGGCGCTCGAATGGGGTCGTGCGGGCCGGCGCACGGCGCAGGAACGCTTCGGCATCGGGCGTTTCGTCGCCGACTGGCTGCGTCTGCTGGACGAACTCGTCTGCTGA
- a CDS encoding response regulator → MIAALSVVVLVLGIGLQSLRRSAQRETQALEAERARFATLFRLLPEAAWLKDQDGLFIDCNPLCEQMVGRRREALIGRHAAEVFGIEAATSGALSDAQAMAGDKPVRYEAWLDLSGEHRLYQFTKTRVHDAQGLVIGVLGVARDITELHEGRERFRRLFEGSSQATVLVEGRHCVDANAAALALFAAPSREALLQTLPERLWPERQADGSETAAAAALLRERIAATGWAELDWDLLRLDGSLFTARMRVTSIRFDERSLLHVVLNDVTEQKRLDRELAAYRAGLERRVADRTAELDAVARELGETNERLRAILDGAAAGIAWVRDGRFVQCNRRLAELVGQPALALLGRPVSALDAGDGGAFAADAGVAREHLLRREDGSTFWARVSTSAIDPEDAGKGLVVQVIDVSAEHAAAEDRERARRLAEDAARTKSDFLANMSHEIRTPLNAVIGMTRILSRTEMSPRQQDCVSKIQDSSHHLLAVVDDILDFSRLEAGKLRIEQVEFDLEALLQHVGAQVAERAAAKDLEFVIDVAPEVPARLVGDPLRLGQVLINYVNNAVKFTDDGEIAIEVRELARLGPRSMLELAVRDTGIGISPEQRQRLFQSFQQADSSTTRRFGGTGLGLAICRRLATLMGGDVGVDSEVDVGSTFWLRLPLPIAAEPAAEPPPAAFAGRRLLVVDDHGQARAVTASLLRRQGFSVDSVDSAAAALDAVERAFAAEAPYTLALVDWKMPVVNGLDLALRLRSSPPPRPQVLLMTHGDPAELARLAGTDVAPEVLQKPVSASALHDALARVLGGTPRAGVHAESGAALRFDGLQALLVEDNDINREVGVELLREHGLEVDTAHDGREAVHCVRERHYDIVFMDMQMPVMDGLDATRAIRLLPGGTALPIVAMTANALPADRERCLAAGMDDHVAKPIDPAVLAARLRHWLGREAGASAGAAPEPDPAPRPDEDAAVLDPAAGLRLAGGRQALYRNLLRVFTRTQKDICARVRTAMDEDRWVEAERTAHTLKGTAAQIGASPLRDAAAHLEHAIHHRADGDRLDGPLERVQQALQAVLDAIEAGESQAG, encoded by the coding sequence GTGATCGCGGCGCTTTCGGTGGTGGTGCTGGTGCTGGGGATCGGCCTGCAGTCGCTGCGTCGCAGCGCGCAGCGCGAGACCCAGGCGCTCGAAGCCGAACGGGCGCGCTTCGCGACGCTGTTCCGGCTGCTGCCCGAGGCCGCCTGGCTGAAGGACCAGGACGGCCTCTTCATCGACTGCAACCCGCTGTGCGAGCAGATGGTCGGCCGGCGCCGCGAGGCGCTGATCGGGCGCCACGCCGCCGAGGTCTTCGGCATCGAGGCGGCGACCTCGGGCGCCTTGTCCGACGCCCAGGCGATGGCCGGCGACAAGCCGGTGCGCTACGAAGCCTGGCTGGACCTGAGCGGCGAGCACCGTCTCTACCAGTTCACCAAGACCCGGGTGCATGACGCGCAGGGCCTGGTGATAGGGGTGCTCGGCGTGGCGCGCGACATCACCGAGCTGCACGAAGGGCGCGAGCGTTTCCGTCGCCTGTTCGAAGGCTCCAGCCAGGCCACGGTGCTGGTCGAAGGCCGGCACTGCGTCGATGCCAACGCCGCGGCGCTGGCGCTGTTCGCCGCGCCGTCGCGCGAGGCGCTGCTGCAGACCCTGCCCGAGCGGCTGTGGCCCGAGCGCCAGGCCGACGGCAGCGAGACCGCCGCCGCTGCCGCGCTGCTGCGCGAGCGCATCGCCGCCACCGGCTGGGCCGAGCTCGACTGGGACCTGCTGCGCCTGGACGGCAGCCTGTTCACGGCGCGCATGCGCGTCACCTCGATCCGCTTCGACGAGCGTTCGCTGCTGCACGTCGTGCTCAACGACGTCACCGAACAGAAGCGCTTGGACCGCGAGCTCGCCGCCTACCGCGCCGGGCTGGAGCGCCGCGTCGCCGACCGCACCGCCGAGCTCGACGCCGTCGCGCGCGAACTCGGCGAGACCAACGAGCGCCTGCGCGCCATCCTCGACGGCGCCGCCGCCGGCATCGCCTGGGTGCGCGACGGCCGTTTCGTGCAATGCAACCGGCGCCTGGCCGAACTCGTCGGCCAGCCGGCGCTGGCGCTGCTGGGCCGGCCGGTGTCGGCGCTGGACGCCGGCGACGGCGGCGCCTTCGCCGCGGACGCCGGCGTCGCGCGCGAACACCTGCTGCGCCGCGAGGACGGCAGCACCTTCTGGGCGCGCGTGTCGACCTCGGCGATCGACCCCGAGGACGCCGGCAAGGGCCTGGTCGTGCAGGTCATCGACGTCTCGGCCGAACACGCCGCCGCCGAGGACCGCGAGCGCGCGCGCCGGCTGGCCGAAGACGCGGCGCGCACCAAGTCGGACTTCCTGGCCAACATGAGCCACGAGATCCGCACGCCGCTGAACGCCGTCATCGGCATGACGCGCATCCTGTCGCGCACCGAGATGTCGCCGCGCCAGCAGGACTGCGTCTCCAAGATCCAGGACTCCAGCCACCACCTGCTGGCCGTCGTCGACGACATCCTCGACTTCTCGCGTCTGGAGGCGGGCAAGCTGCGCATCGAGCAGGTCGAGTTCGATCTCGAGGCGCTGCTGCAGCACGTCGGCGCCCAGGTCGCCGAGCGCGCGGCGGCCAAGGACCTGGAGTTCGTCATCGACGTCGCGCCCGAGGTGCCGGCGCGCCTGGTCGGCGACCCGCTGCGCCTGGGCCAGGTGCTGATCAACTACGTCAACAACGCGGTCAAGTTCACCGACGACGGCGAGATCGCCATCGAGGTGCGCGAGCTGGCGCGGCTGGGGCCGCGCTCGATGCTCGAGCTGGCGGTGCGCGACACCGGCATCGGCATCTCGCCGGAGCAGCGCCAGCGCCTGTTCCAGAGCTTCCAGCAGGCCGACAGCTCGACGACGCGGCGTTTCGGCGGCACCGGGCTGGGCCTGGCGATCTGCCGCCGGCTGGCGACGCTGATGGGCGGCGACGTCGGCGTCGACAGCGAGGTCGACGTCGGCTCGACCTTCTGGCTGCGCCTGCCGCTGCCGATCGCCGCCGAACCGGCCGCCGAGCCGCCGCCGGCCGCCTTCGCCGGCCGCCGGCTGCTCGTCGTCGACGATCACGGCCAGGCGCGTGCGGTCACCGCGTCGCTGCTGCGCCGCCAGGGCTTCAGCGTCGACAGCGTCGACAGCGCGGCGGCGGCGCTGGACGCCGTCGAGCGCGCCTTCGCCGCCGAGGCACCGTACACGCTCGCGCTCGTCGACTGGAAGATGCCGGTCGTCAACGGCCTGGACCTGGCGCTGCGGCTGCGCAGTTCGCCGCCGCCGCGGCCGCAGGTGCTGCTGATGACGCACGGCGACCCGGCCGAACTGGCCCGGCTGGCCGGCACCGACGTCGCGCCCGAGGTGCTGCAAAAGCCGGTCAGCGCGAGCGCGCTGCACGACGCGCTGGCGCGTGTGCTGGGCGGCACGCCGCGGGCCGGCGTGCACGCGGAGTCGGGCGCGGCGCTGCGCTTCGACGGCCTGCAGGCGCTGCTGGTCGAGGACAACGACATCAACCGCGAGGTCGGCGTCGAGCTGCTGCGCGAACACGGCCTGGAGGTCGACACCGCGCACGACGGCCGCGAGGCGGTGCACTGCGTGCGCGAACGGCATTACGACATCGTCTTCATGGACATGCAGATGCCGGTGATGGACGGGCTGGACGCGACCCGCGCGATCCGCCTGCTGCCCGGCGGTACCGCGCTGCCCATCGTCGCGATGACCGCCAACGCGCTGCCGGCCGACCGCGAGCGCTGCCTGGCCGCCGGCATGGACGACCACGTCGCCAAGCCGATCGACCCGGCGGTGCTGGCGGCGCGGCTGCGCCACTGGCTGGGCCGCGAAGCCGGCGCCTCGGCCGGGGCGGCGCCCGAGCCCGATCCCGCCCCCCGGCCCGACGAGGACGCCGCGGTGCTGGACCCGGCGGCCGGGCTGCGGCTGGCCGGCGGCCGCCAGGCGCTGTACCGCAACCTGCTGCGCGTCTTCACGCGCACGCAGAAGGACATCTGCGCCCGCGTGCGCACCGCGATGGACGAGGACCGCTGGGTCGAGGCCGAACGCACCGCCCACACGCTGAAGGGCACCGCGGCGCAGATCGGGGCGAGCCCCTTGCGCGACGCCGCCGCGCACCTGGAGCACGCCATCCACCACCGCGCCGACGGCGACCGGCTCGACGGCCCGCTGGAGCGGGTGCAGCAGGCTTTGCAGGCCGTGCTGGACGCCATCGAGGCCGGCGAGTCGCAGGCCGGTTGA
- a CDS encoding glycosyltransferase family 9 protein, which yields MALPPGLARVVVLRALMLGDLLCATPALRALRAGLPQARITLVGLPWAREFVSRLASVDEFVELPGWPGLPERAPAPRAEQLAFLAAMRARRWHLAVQMHGSGQVVNPLLAAFGARLNAGFAAPGAPRPGADRRRFIAWPEQGRETGRLLALTDALGLRRAGDALDFPLRPGDHERAAALLGPGRWVLVHAGAQLPSRRWPAERFAAVADGLAAGGWRVALTGTEGERALVAAVAAAMRHPALDLAGRSDLWTLGALVARAALVVCNDTGLSHVAAALGTPSVVVASGSDVARWAPADTRRHRVLWHPVACRPCAHAVCPTAHECALGVRVDMVLDAARATLENADA from the coding sequence ATGGCCTTGCCGCCGGGGCTCGCTCGGGTCGTCGTGCTGCGCGCGCTGATGCTCGGCGACCTGCTGTGCGCGACCCCGGCGCTGCGCGCGCTGCGGGCGGGACTGCCGCAGGCGCGCATCACGCTGGTCGGCCTGCCCTGGGCGCGCGAGTTCGTGTCGCGGCTGGCCAGCGTCGACGAGTTCGTCGAGCTGCCGGGCTGGCCCGGCCTGCCCGAGCGGGCACCGGCGCCGCGCGCGGAGCAGCTCGCGTTCCTCGCGGCGATGCGCGCGCGGCGCTGGCATCTGGCCGTGCAGATGCACGGCAGCGGCCAGGTCGTCAACCCGCTGCTGGCGGCGTTCGGCGCGCGGCTGAACGCCGGTTTCGCCGCGCCCGGTGCGCCGCGTCCGGGAGCCGACCGGCGGCGTTTCATCGCCTGGCCCGAGCAGGGGCGCGAGACCGGGCGCCTGCTCGCGCTGACCGACGCGCTGGGGCTGCGGCGCGCGGGCGACGCGCTGGACTTCCCGCTGCGGCCCGGCGACCACGAGCGCGCCGCGGCCCTGCTCGGCCCCGGGCGCTGGGTGCTGGTGCACGCCGGCGCGCAGCTGCCTTCGCGGCGCTGGCCGGCCGAGCGCTTCGCCGCCGTGGCCGACGGCCTGGCCGCAGGCGGCTGGCGCGTCGCGCTGACCGGCACCGAGGGCGAACGCGCGCTGGTCGCCGCGGTCGCCGCGGCGATGCGGCATCCGGCGCTGGACCTGGCCGGCCGCAGCGACCTGTGGACGCTGGGGGCGCTGGTCGCGCGCGCGGCGCTCGTCGTCTGCAACGACACCGGGCTGTCGCACGTCGCCGCCGCGCTCGGCACGCCCAGCGTCGTCGTCGCCAGCGGCAGCGACGTGGCGCGCTGGGCGCCGGCCGACACCCGCCGCCACCGCGTGCTCTGGCACCCGGTGGCCTGCCGGCCCTGCGCGCACGCCGTCTGCCCCACGGCGCACGAGTGCGCCCTCGGCGTGCGCGTCGACATGGTGCTCGACGCGGCGCGGGCGACGCTGGAGAACGCCGATGCCTGA
- a CDS encoding carbamoyltransferase family protein, translated as MITLGLNAAFHDSAAVLVVDGVPVAAAEEERFTRIKHAKRPLPFTAWELPFNAAAWCLEQAGITLESVDHVAYSLDPALFAEGRPELAAGEHIRLPLEPSAERDPQLAPWDSPWDPLFLSYVVNAPRQLRDGAPHHLRQRLYGSRPDAMRWRFHHVPHHLCHQASAFLAAPFDDCAVMTLDGRGERATSCYGVWRDGRYRPLGEVRMPHSLGLLYERATSYLGFLHSSDEYKVMALAAMGTPRWAPEIGAAVRLFGDGQFEIGAMDFEALAGPARVRGAALEQRHLDLAASLQAVLEAKALELARWLREASGERRLAMAGGVALNCLMNARLRDEGPFERVWVQPAAGDAGTALGAALWVDGRERLLRDGGDTLADARGAVPLAPREWTQTHVYLGPSWTDEAIETMLAWAGLDVELVPDEAALAERTAALLAADCIVGWFQGRMEWGPRALGARSILASPISPEMQQRLNELKDREDFRPVAPAVLHEAFGDWFEPAQANGGESPFMLFTFQARPERLASIPSACHTDGSARVQTVHAESNPRFHALLTAFAARTGVPVLVNTSFNVRGQPIVCSPHDALEAFFATPLDALVIGRCIVAKRRAREVPAP; from the coding sequence ATGATCACGCTGGGACTCAACGCCGCCTTCCACGACAGCGCCGCGGTGCTGGTCGTCGACGGCGTGCCGGTCGCCGCCGCCGAGGAGGAGCGCTTCACGCGCATCAAGCATGCCAAGCGGCCACTGCCCTTCACCGCCTGGGAGCTGCCGTTCAACGCCGCGGCCTGGTGCCTGGAGCAGGCCGGCATCACGCTGGAGTCGGTCGACCACGTCGCCTACAGCCTGGACCCGGCGCTGTTCGCCGAAGGCCGGCCCGAGCTGGCCGCCGGCGAGCACATCAGGCTGCCGCTCGAACCTTCGGCCGAACGCGACCCGCAGCTGGCGCCCTGGGACAGCCCCTGGGACCCGCTGTTCCTGTCCTACGTCGTCAATGCGCCGCGCCAGCTGCGCGACGGCGCGCCGCACCACCTGCGCCAGCGGCTGTACGGCAGCCGCCCGGACGCGATGCGCTGGCGCTTCCACCATGTGCCGCACCATCTCTGCCACCAGGCCAGCGCCTTCCTGGCCGCACCGTTCGACGACTGCGCGGTGATGACGCTGGACGGCCGCGGCGAACGCGCGACCAGCTGCTACGGTGTCTGGCGCGACGGCCGCTACCGCCCGCTGGGCGAGGTGCGCATGCCGCATTCGCTGGGCTTGCTCTACGAGCGTGCGACCTCCTACCTCGGTTTCCTGCACTCCAGCGACGAGTACAAGGTGATGGCGCTGGCGGCGATGGGCACGCCGCGCTGGGCCCCCGAGATCGGTGCCGCGGTGCGCCTGTTCGGCGACGGCCAGTTCGAGATCGGCGCGATGGACTTCGAGGCCCTGGCCGGCCCGGCGCGTGTGCGCGGCGCGGCGCTGGAACAGCGCCATCTGGATCTCGCGGCCTCGCTGCAGGCGGTGCTGGAAGCCAAGGCGCTGGAACTCGCGCGCTGGCTGCGCGAAGCCAGCGGCGAACGCCGGCTGGCGATGGCCGGCGGCGTGGCGCTGAACTGCCTGATGAACGCCCGGCTGCGCGACGAAGGCCCGTTCGAACGCGTCTGGGTTCAGCCGGCGGCCGGCGACGCCGGCACCGCACTCGGCGCAGCGCTGTGGGTCGACGGCCGCGAACGCCTGCTGCGCGACGGCGGCGACACCCTGGCCGACGCGCGCGGCGCGGTGCCGCTGGCCCCTCGCGAATGGACCCAGACCCACGTCTACCTCGGCCCGAGCTGGACCGACGAGGCGATCGAGACGATGCTGGCCTGGGCCGGGCTGGACGTCGAGCTCGTGCCCGACGAGGCGGCGCTGGCCGAGCGCACCGCGGCGTTGCTGGCCGCCGACTGCATCGTCGGCTGGTTCCAGGGGCGCATGGAATGGGGCCCGCGTGCGCTCGGCGCGCGCTCGATCCTCGCCTCGCCGATCTCGCCCGAGATGCAGCAGCGCCTGAACGAGCTGAAGGACCGCGAGGACTTCCGCCCGGTCGCGCCGGCGGTGCTGCACGAGGCTTTCGGCGACTGGTTCGAGCCGGCCCAGGCCAACGGCGGCGAGTCGCCGTTCATGCTGTTCACCTTCCAGGCCCGGCCCGAACGGCTGGCGAGCATCCCCTCGGCCTGCCACACCGACGGCAGCGCGCGTGTGCAGACCGTGCACGCCGAGTCCAACCCGCGATTCCATGCCCTGCTGACGGCGTTTGCCGCGCGCACCGGCGTACCGGTGCTCGTCAACACCTCGTTCAACGTGCGCGGCCAGCCCATCGTCTGCAGCCCGCACGACGCGCTGGAGGCCTTCTTCGCGACGCCGCTGGACGCGCTGGTCATCGGCCGCTGCATCGTCGCCAAGCGCCGCGCGCGCGAGGTGCCCGCACCGTGA
- a CDS encoding D-glycero-alpha-D-manno-heptose-1,7-bisphosphate 7-phosphatase, with product MSRAPAAARPALFVDKDGTLVVDVPYNADPARLEWQPAAPQALAAVARAGLAIVVVSNQAGLALGRFTAAEFERLRRAVAERLQAEAGVVLTDFVFCPHAPGADGAPVCGCRKPEPGLLIDAAERHGLDLAASWMVGDTLDDVEAGRRAGCRAILYDSGGETVWRPGPMRTPHARYQDWDEVAHHVLAQRPGAPA from the coding sequence ATGAGCCGCGCACCGGCCGCCGCGCGCCCGGCGCTGTTCGTCGACAAGGACGGCACGCTGGTCGTCGACGTGCCCTACAACGCCGACCCGGCGCGCCTCGAATGGCAGCCGGCGGCGCCGCAGGCGCTGGCGGCGGTGGCGCGCGCGGGGCTGGCGATCGTCGTCGTCAGCAACCAGGCGGGCCTGGCGCTGGGGCGCTTCACGGCCGCCGAGTTCGAGCGCCTGCGCCGCGCCGTCGCCGAGCGGCTGCAGGCCGAGGCCGGTGTCGTGCTGACCGACTTCGTCTTCTGCCCGCACGCTCCCGGTGCCGACGGCGCGCCGGTCTGCGGCTGCCGCAAGCCCGAGCCGGGGCTGCTGATCGACGCCGCCGAGCGCCACGGCCTGGACCTCGCGGCCTCGTGGATGGTCGGCGACACGCTCGACGACGTCGAAGCCGGTCGCCGCGCGGGCTGCCGCGCGATCCTCTACGACTCGGGCGGCGAGACCGTCTGGCGCCCCGGGCCGATGCGCACGCCGCACGCCCGGTACCAGGATTGGGACGAAGTCGCGCACCACGTGCTCGCGCAGCGCCCGGGAGCGCCGGCGTGA